The proteins below are encoded in one region of Candidatus Zixiibacteriota bacterium:
- a CDS encoding sulfide/dihydroorotate dehydrogenase-like FAD/NAD-binding protein, whose protein sequence is MFKILDKRELCEKVHQFRIDAPRLVQKANAGQFVILRKDEAGERVPMSIGGLDKQNGILTVVIQEVGKTSASMNRMKAGDFFADVVGPLGLPTHIERFGHAVCIGGGVGIPPIFPIAQALKEAGNNVTTIIGARTRNLLIFEEELRSASDRLLISTDDGSYGTHGFVTSVLQRLIADGEKIDMVICVGPVPMMKAVVNTTREPKIKTFVSLNPVMVDGTGMCGACRVTVGGKTRFACVDGPDFDGHLVDFDEMTKRMKMYVRYEKVAYERFLEDDCRLGKQVKAMNETSGSKS, encoded by the coding sequence TTGTTCAAGATACTGGACAAGAGAGAACTATGTGAGAAGGTACATCAGTTTCGTATTGATGCCCCCCGCCTGGTTCAAAAAGCAAATGCGGGACAATTTGTCATCCTCCGCAAAGATGAAGCCGGCGAGCGTGTGCCTATGTCTATCGGCGGACTCGACAAACAGAACGGCATCCTTACGGTCGTAATTCAGGAAGTCGGCAAAACATCAGCTTCGATGAACCGGATGAAGGCCGGTGATTTTTTTGCTGATGTGGTCGGTCCCCTGGGTCTGCCTACACATATCGAAAGATTCGGTCATGCTGTCTGCATCGGCGGCGGGGTTGGTATCCCCCCCATCTTCCCTATCGCTCAGGCTTTGAAAGAGGCCGGCAATAATGTCACCACCATCATCGGCGCTCGCACTCGAAACCTGCTGATATTCGAAGAGGAACTTCGATCGGCATCCGACCGCCTGCTGATTTCTACTGATGACGGCTCTTACGGCACTCATGGATTTGTCACTTCCGTTTTACAGAGACTGATTGCCGACGGTGAAAAAATCGATATGGTCATCTGTGTGGGTCCGGTCCCGATGATGAAAGCGGTGGTCAATACGACTCGTGAACCGAAAATAAAAACATTTGTCAGCCTTAATCCGGTCATGGTCGATGGCACCGGCATGTGCGGCGCCTGCCGGGTCACCGTAGGCGGCAAAACCCGCTTTGCCTGCGTTGACGGCCCGGACTTTGACGGACACCTGGTTGATTTTGACGAGATGACCAAGCGGATGAAAATGTATGTTCGCTACGAGAAAGTCGCTTACGAAAGATTTCTTGAGGATGACTGCCGTCTGGGCAAGCAGGTCAAAGCGATGAACGAAACTTCAGGGAGCAAGTCATGA